A window of Photobacterium toruni genomic DNA:
TTTTGCCATTTTTCAGCAACGGCACGTTGCACCGCCATTCCGCCACCAACAGACAGATGAAGATTACTAAAGTCTAACTTATGGAAATCAGGATTATTTACCAACGCATTGAATAAGGTATTTACGCCTGTAATGGCAGAAAACGGATAGCGTTGTAACTCTTTGATAAACGTTGGAATATCACGAGGATTAGTGATCAATAGGTTTTGTCCACCCATTTCCAACAATAATAAGCAGTTAACCGTCAGCGCAAATACATGATACAACGGCAGTGCTGTTACGATTAACTCGCGTCCTTCCGTCAGCACTGGACCATAAGCCCCTTTCGCCTGCATGACATTGGACACCATATTATGGTGAGTAAGAATTGCACCTTTAGCAACACCTGTTGTACCGCCAGTGTATTGCAAAAATGCCATATCATCGCCAGTAATAAACGGCTTAACATATTGCATTCTACGCCCTTTACGTAAAGCAATACGCATTGAGGTCGCATGAGGTAAATGGTATGAAGGCACCATTTTTTTAATATATTTCACCACAAAGTTAACTAATGTTCCCTTTGGACGAGATAATTGATCACCAAGGCTGGTTAAAATAACATGCTTAACACACGTGTCTTTAACCACCGCTTCTAGCGTATGTGCAAAATTAGACACAATAACAATGGCTTTTGCGCCAGAATCGTTAAGTTGGTGCTCTAATTCTCGTGGTGTATACAGTGGATTAACATTCACTACTACACAGCCTGCACGTAAAATACCAAAGAGTGCAATCGGATATTGCAATAAGTTTGGCATCATAACGGCAACACGATCACCTTTTTGAAGCTTAAGCTCATTTTGTAAGTATGCAGCAAATGCACGGCTACGCTCTTCCAACTTACGGAAGGTCATGACCTGCCCCATGTTGATAAATGCCGTTTGATCTGCGTATTTACGTACAGATTGTTCAAACATGTCGACCAAAGATGAATATTCATCCGGGTTAATTTCTGCCGGTACATCGTCCGGATAGCGGCTAAGCCAAACCTTATCCACGTGCACTCTCCTTATAATTAGACTGCGGTGCGTGCCTATAAACTTCACAAAACGGTAATGCTATAAATAAGATAATTCATTATAACGGTACTACCGCATATTTAATTTTGGATTAAAAATTGAATATTGCACAATGGCGATATCTGTTGATGCCAAAGAGAAACCAATAATTAATCTAATTGAGTGGGGATAAAGGCTCGAATATGGCGATAAACGTCATTCGAACTTTGTAAATGACAATGATGTCCCCCGAACACCATCACTTGTGTAAAATCGTTAATACCCCATCCATTAGCATCACATTGACGTAATGTCGCGTATCCATCTGTACCGATAATCGATAATACAGGAACTTGAATACAACTTAATAAAGTCTGTGCATGTTGTTGCGCCATTCGATATAAAGAATCACAACGAAGACGAGGATCATGACGCCAATACCAGCGTCCATCACGTTCAATTGTTGCTCTTTTGACGACAGCACCAAGTAACGATGCAGGTAATCGATTTACGTTCGCACGAAGCATCACAGCATCTTCAAATGTTGCCATCGAACGTTGCTGTAAACGCTGTTGCTGTCGACGATAACGCTGCCGACTCATTATGCCCATTCGTAACCGTTCTGCTACCATTTGCGAAGGTTCAGTTAATGGTGACAATCCTTCAATTAATACAATTTTATCGACATATTCAGGAAATATCGCGGCATAGCATCCCGCAACAATAGCACCAAGAGAATGACCAATAAGATGTACTTTTGTCGGTTTAAGCTGCGTGATCACTTGATGTAAGTCATCAATATAATCAACAAAATGGTAATAATTATCCGCACTTTTATAATCAGATTTTCCATGTCCCGGCCAATCAAGTGCAATAATGTCATAATCAGTTATTAATAACGGCCATAGTGATGCAAACGTAGCGGCATTATCTTGCCAGCCATGTAATAGTACCAATAAAGGTTTTGAGGCACTCATCGCCGTGGTGACATCAATACTGCTATAAGCAGCAAGGTTATATTCTGCTAGCGTTAGTGTTATCTCTTTCATGGCTGTTATAGTACTACTCGTTCAACAATTCGACCATTAACCCCGAAATTAGGCATCATTAAGTCATTGCCCCATCGATCACAATTAAATGAGTAACATGGCTGACGAGTCCAAAAAGGGTCATCTAATTGTACCTGTTGTTGTACTTGCCATAATTGCTCACCGGATACTTGCACCACAGGAAAAGTATATGGGTATTGCCCTATTTTTCCCGGCTCATCACCTGAAAATTGCCCAACAACGGTCAATAGACGCCCTTTGGCATATTCAATCGGCTCTAAAAAGCCATGAACATAGGCAATAAAACGTCCTTGAGATTGTGCATGTAATATTGGCCGACCATCAGCAGTTAATGGCATCGCGACCATTTCAATACGCGTTTGCTGCTGTTCATTACGAATCGAAGCAATAACACCACCAAGACGAACATATTTACCTTCATTCGCTTGAGGATGTTGCAGAATAACCGTTAAATCAGTAATAGGATCTTTCGATTTCGTTACTAATGTTGCAGGTAAGCTCGCGCAGCCTACCATAAACACTAATATCACCCCAAGAAATAGCTTACCAAACATCTAAAACCCCCGCACATTTGTTTAATAACTCGACAAAAAATAACATATGTCACTCCTTAATTCCTATCGTAACGGAATATAGTACGTGATCTTATATCATCAATAATACAGGCATTAAAATAACGAGAGATAAAACGAATGCGGTCACAAGTAGCACAGGCAAAGGTATGGATATACGAATAATTGCTATTCGATATATAACGTTGTCGTTGCCATCATAGAAGATAAAGTCATGCTTAATAAGACTCTAAGATAAAAAGACCAAGAGTGATCAGCGAAACTGGCACTCTTGATCTTTTATGTACGCAACGTTATCAGTCATTATCAACCCGACTGATATCGATTGGTATTATTCGCGACCTGGCAATTTCTTCCATGTCACTGTATCACGTAAATAAACAGGGCTTGCGGCTTCTGCTGCAACTATTTCACCACGCGCAAAAGCATACTTAGCTAAATGCACCATATCTTGTGAATCAGGATATAGCACGCTGCCTAATTGAGCGTTAAACGGCAATTGAGTTAGTAGTTCAGGGTAAGCTTCCCATCCTGTACCAGCTGTTAACCAAGCATTCGTGTCAGCTTGTATGTTCGCTAACAAAACATCAGGTGCAATCACTTGCTCATTACCCAATAGAAGCCAATCGCCATCTGTTTTACGTTGGTATTGCCCCCAATAAAGCTCACCCATACGTGCATCAATAGCAGTCAGTACATGATCAGCTTGATGTAAACGGAATGTACCTTGCGCCATTGCAGCCAAAGTAGATACACCAATCATAGGTAAATTAGCACCAAAGGCTAGTCCTTGAGCAATACCAATACCAATACGAACACCAGTAAAGCTACCAGGACCACGACCATACGCTAATGCATCAAGCTGCTTTAATTTGACACCAGCTTCAGCAAGTACCGCATCAATCATGGGTAAAATTTTCGTTGTATGCTCACGAGGAGCGTATTCACAACGAGAAATAACATCATCGCCAATCATTAGCGCGACAGAACAGTTTTCAGTTGCAGTATCTACTGCCAGAATTTTGGTACTCATTCAAGCCTCTGAATGTTGGATATCGTCACTTACAGATACCTTTGTATCGGTTAAGCTCGACAAAAATTCGCTAACCCCTACGACACTGCGCGTGCGCGGAATTGGCGGTAAACTTCTCAAAAATACAGCACCATAAGCACGAGTGACTAACCGATTATCGCAAATCACTAACACCCCTTTATCTTGAGTGTCACGAATTAATCGACCAACGCCTTGCTTTAAGGTAATCACCGCATCAGGTACTTGTACCTCAGCAAAGGGATCACCACCTCGCAATCGACAATCTTCAATACGGGCTTTTAATAACGGATCATCAGGTGCTGTAAACGGTAATTTATCTATGATAACACAGCTAAGGGCTTGGCCTCTAACATCAATACCTTCCCAAAATGCGCCAGTTGCTACTAATAATGCATTACCTCGCTCAAGATATTCCGCTAATAGCTTTTGTTTACTGGTTTCACCTTGAGCTAATACGGGTAAATCTAGTCGAGCACGAAAGCCCTCAGCAAGATCGCGTACCATTTGATGTGAGGTACAAAGAAAGAAACAGCGCCCGTTATTTGCTTCAATTACTGGCGCTAATATTTCAACTAACTTATCAGCCAAACCATAGCTATTAGGCTCAGGTAAATGTCGAGGCACACATAACAAAGCTTGAGCGGCGTAGTCAAATGGGCTTTCTAATGAAAACTGTTGTTTAGGTTGTAATCCTAACCGATGGCTAAAGTGACTAAAGTCATCATCAACAGCCAATGTTGCGGAGGTAAAAATCCATGCCCCTTTTTGTTCAGCCATACGCTCACTAAACTTATCTGCAACCGATAGTGGCGTAATATTTAAGCTAAATTGACGAGGAGTACATTCATACCAATACGAATAACCAATAATACTGGTATCAACTACGCGTTTTAAACGCGCTTTTAACAATGTTGCACGCTCAAAGGCGGCATCTAATAATTGACTACGTCCTAATGCTAATTTAAGCACATCATAGATTAAATCAAGCGCATCATTTAAACGCACTAATTCACGTTGTACCGCCGGTGTTTGCGATGCTTCACGCCAATTACCACGAAAGCCAGGATCACCTAAAATAATTCGCATTTCAAACGCTGCTTGTTGTAAACGCGCTGCCGCCTTTTGCAGTTGGCGCATATCTTTCGCTTCTGTGCGATACCCAATTTCAATATCTTTTGCGAGTTCAATTAATTGGCGACTTGATAAGTTTTGACCAAAATATTGACTGGCAATATCTGGCATTTGATGTGCTTCATCAAAAATAAACACATCAGCTTCAGGGATTAATTCACCAAAACCATTATCTTTCATCGCTAAATCAGCGAGAAAAAGATGGTGATTTACCACGACTACATCAGCCTCCATCGCTTTTCGTCGTGCTTTAACCACAAAGCAATCATCAAAAGACGGACATTCTCGTCCAAGGCAATTATCATTGGTTGAAGTGATCATCGGAATGACGGGGCTATCTTCAGCAATATCTTCGCATTCTCCAAGATCACCTGTTTTAGATGCTGATGACCATTGGCGAGTTTTAATTAACAAACTCAGCATCACAGGATCGGAATGATCTCCATGGCTTTCAGTAATCTGACGGCTAAGACGATCAACACATAAATAATTTGAACGCCCTTTTAATAATGCTACTCGACCTGTAAACCCCAAGGCTCGCGTCATAAGGGGTAAGTCTCGATGAAATAATTGCTCTTGAAGGTTTTTTGATCCCGTACTAATGATGGTCTTTTTACCGCTAACAAGTGCTGGCACGAGGTAGGCGAAGGTTTTGCCGGTACCTGTCCCAGCCTCAACCACTAATTGTGACTGTTGTTTAATTGCATCCGCTACCGCTTTCGCCATATCAATTTGAGGTTGTCGAGCTTGAAATCCGGGAATGGCTTTATCTAACGCACCACCAGCGGCAAAAAACTTAGCTATCATTTACTTCGCACTATTGGTTATTTATACAGTATCTATAGCTCTATTATGCCAACTTTATTACTCTACGACCAGTCATGTCCAAGGCTATTTCTTAGTGATGAAACCGTACATTCAATAAACTGTTTGACCCCAACACAGTATAAGCGTCATAGTGATCAATTATGATTTTTAGGCGGAACATCGCGTTACCGTCATCAGGAATAGACATGGAAAAGAAAATACTATTAACGGAATGCCCTGATAATATGGGGCTTATCTCCAAAATCACCAATATATGTCATAAACACCAACTCAATATTATTAATAACAAAGAGTACGTTGATAACGCTAAAAACCATTTCTTCATGCGTACAGAGCTAGAAGGATACTTTAATGATGAGACTTTACTGGCGGATCTAGACCGCGCTTTACCAACAGGAAGTAAACGTCGACTTATTAGCTCTGAGCGTAAAAAAGTCGTTATCATGGTGACCAAAGAAGCCCATTGCTTAGGTGATATTTTAGTTAAAACCTTTGATGGTTCGCTAGATATAGATATCGCAGCAGTTGTTGGTAACTACGATAAACTTCAAAATTTAACCGAAAAATTTGATATTCCCTTTCATCATGTTTGTCATGAAGGACTCACGCGCGAACAACATGAGACAAAATTACTTGCCGCAGTACAACAGTATTCACCAAACTATGTTGTCCTTGCAAAATACATGCGGATTCTCACGCCTAATTTTGTCGCGCAATTCCCCCATAAAATTATTAATATTCATCATAGCTTTCTACCCGCATTTATCGGTGCTAAGCCTTACCAGCAAGCCTTTGAACGCGGCGTAAAAATTATTGGTGCAACAGCCCACTTTGTTACCAATGATCTAGATGAAGGCCAAATCATTACTCAAAACGTCATTCCCGTTGATCATACGTTCAGTGCCGAAGAAATGGCCAAATCAGGACGTGATGTTGAAAAATCAGTATTAAGTAAAGCGCTGGGTTTAGTCGTTGATGATCGCGTTTTTGTCCACGGAAACCGAACAGTTATTCTTTAACTGGATCATTGTTTAATAAATGCCACAGCACAACACCGTGGCATTCTTTTCTATTCTGTTATCGAGCCATGATTGATTTAATTATTGTTCGCTCGCAATCACAGCCGCTAAAGAGTGCGAATGTAATTTAATGCAGATATTGTCTTTTTTAAATGCATAAGTTGGATTAGGTAATCGTTCATTTTCACCGGCGGGAGAGCTTGCTTTAACCTTAATGCCTTTACTTTCTAATTGCAGCCAATCTAATTCAGGAAAGGTACAATTAATCGTCTGTTCTAATTGCTCAATCGACATTGCATTACCAGGTATAACAAATTCCACATGCTCCCAGCCCTGTTGCAAATAAACCTTATCGCTAGGGTAAGGTAACTCTAATGCCTCAATCGTCCAATCACCTACCTGTAGCGGTTTATCAAAGCCAATAACTACAATCGGACGCCCATTAATAATCGTCTTTGACCATTCAGTACCATAAGCTAACCATGCTTGATGAAGCTCTAGTGCAATATCCTGAGAATTGACCCTTAATGCGATATGATCTGCTGTATACAATGAGAGTGAAATACCAATATCATTAGCCAGACAAATAACACGATTCATAAAGGCTGGTAAATCAGCTAACATTTGTTCTGGATGTAGACCTAATTGTTTCAACTTTTGCATTTCTCACCTCAAAACACGTAACATTTAATAAACAACAGCATAATTACTCACGCTTTTCGCATTACCAATACTTAAACTACCATGATGGAGCCCTTATCGGGGCTGAATTTTGGCTTTATTTTAACCTATTTGAAAAACTTTAAAAAAAATTGCCTGCAATCTCTTTTTCCAGTTGCCAAAGTACCTAACTATGTGGGTATTATTAGGGTAACGCACGCTGCTTATCAAGATATTGGTGTTTAAACTAAATTAACACCACCATCAAAAAATACTCACGTAGCTTTGGTCGCTTTTTTAGTTAACCAAAAAACACTTTAGCTCCGTGAGTATTTTTAACGGCATATCTTGCTATATGCAGACGTTTTTGCCATATATATATGATTGGCGTTACAAACGATTTAAGGAACAGCAAGTGAATATTCAAGCACTTATTAATAATAAAGTAGCACAAGCATTAGAAGCTGCGGGCGCACCTGCTGGTAGTCCAGCAGCCGTTCGTCAATCAGCAAAAGCACAATTTGGTGACTACCAAGCAAATGGTGTAATGGGCGTTGCTAAAAAATTGGGCATGAATCCAC
This region includes:
- a CDS encoding ATP-dependent DNA helicase, producing the protein MIAKFFAAGGALDKAIPGFQARQPQIDMAKAVADAIKQQSQLVVEAGTGTGKTFAYLVPALVSGKKTIISTGSKNLQEQLFHRDLPLMTRALGFTGRVALLKGRSNYLCVDRLSRQITESHGDHSDPVMLSLLIKTRQWSSASKTGDLGECEDIAEDSPVIPMITSTNDNCLGRECPSFDDCFVVKARRKAMEADVVVVNHHLFLADLAMKDNGFGELIPEADVFIFDEAHQMPDIASQYFGQNLSSRQLIELAKDIEIGYRTEAKDMRQLQKAAARLQQAAFEMRIILGDPGFRGNWREASQTPAVQRELVRLNDALDLIYDVLKLALGRSQLLDAAFERATLLKARLKRVVDTSIIGYSYWYECTPRQFSLNITPLSVADKFSERMAEQKGAWIFTSATLAVDDDFSHFSHRLGLQPKQQFSLESPFDYAAQALLCVPRHLPEPNSYGLADKLVEILAPVIEANNGRCFFLCTSHQMVRDLAEGFRARLDLPVLAQGETSKQKLLAEYLERGNALLVATGAFWEGIDVRGQALSCVIIDKLPFTAPDDPLLKARIEDCRLRGGDPFAEVQVPDAVITLKQGVGRLIRDTQDKGVLVICDNRLVTRAYGAVFLRSLPPIPRTRSVVGVSEFLSSLTDTKVSVSDDIQHSEA
- the fadD gene encoding long-chain-fatty-acid--CoA ligase FadD, producing the protein MDKVWLSRYPDDVPAEINPDEYSSLVDMFEQSVRKYADQTAFINMGQVMTFRKLEERSRAFAAYLQNELKLQKGDRVAVMMPNLLQYPIALFGILRAGCVVVNVNPLYTPRELEHQLNDSGAKAIVIVSNFAHTLEAVVKDTCVKHVILTSLGDQLSRPKGTLVNFVVKYIKKMVPSYHLPHATSMRIALRKGRRMQYVKPFITGDDMAFLQYTGGTTGVAKGAILTHHNMVSNVMQAKGAYGPVLTEGRELIVTALPLYHVFALTVNCLLLLEMGGQNLLITNPRDIPTFIKELQRYPFSAITGVNTLFNALVNNPDFHKLDFSNLHLSVGGGMAVQRAVAEKWQNITGNYLLEGYGLTECSPLVAAYPYNLTYYNGSIGLPVPSTDVRMIDDEGNVVDIDQAGELQVRGPQVMKGYWQQPEATKEVLSDDGWLSTGDIVKFDDEGFLHIVDRKKDMILVSGFNVYPNEIEDVVALHDKVLEVAAIGQAHEVSGEVVKLCVVKRDDSLTREELITHCRQHLTGYKIPKIVEFMDDLPKTNVGKILRRVLREESDKKVQQTTK
- a CDS encoding alpha/beta fold hydrolase; this encodes MKEITLTLAEYNLAAYSSIDVTTAMSASKPLLVLLHGWQDNAATFASLWPLLITDYDIIALDWPGHGKSDYKSADNYYHFVDYIDDLHQVITQLKPTKVHLIGHSLGAIVAGCYAAIFPEYVDKIVLIEGLSPLTEPSQMVAERLRMGIMSRQRYRRQQQRLQQRSMATFEDAVMLRANVNRLPASLLGAVVKRATIERDGRWYWRHDPRLRCDSLYRMAQQHAQTLLSCIQVPVLSIIGTDGYATLRQCDANGWGINDFTQVMVFGGHHCHLQSSNDVYRHIRAFIPTQLD
- a CDS encoding VOC family protein encodes the protein MQKLKQLGLHPEQMLADLPAFMNRVICLANDIGISLSLYTADHIALRVNSQDIALELHQAWLAYGTEWSKTIINGRPIVVIGFDKPLQVGDWTIEALELPYPSDKVYLQQGWEHVEFVIPGNAMSIEQLEQTINCTFPELDWLQLESKGIKVKASSPAGENERLPNPTYAFKKDNICIKLHSHSLAAVIASEQ
- the tsaB gene encoding tRNA (adenosine(37)-N6)-threonylcarbamoyltransferase complex dimerization subunit type 1 TsaB; this encodes MSTKILAVDTATENCSVALMIGDDVISRCEYAPREHTTKILPMIDAVLAEAGVKLKQLDALAYGRGPGSFTGVRIGIGIAQGLAFGANLPMIGVSTLAAMAQGTFRLHQADHVLTAIDARMGELYWGQYQRKTDGDWLLLGNEQVIAPDVLLANIQADTNAWLTAGTGWEAYPELLTQLPFNAQLGSVLYPDSQDMVHLAKYAFARGEIVAAEAASPVYLRDTVTWKKLPGRE
- a CDS encoding Slp family lipoprotein is translated as MFGKLFLGVILVFMVGCASLPATLVTKSKDPITDLTVILQHPQANEGKYVRLGGVIASIRNEQQQTRIEMVAMPLTADGRPILHAQSQGRFIAYVHGFLEPIEYAKGRLLTVVGQFSGDEPGKIGQYPYTFPVVQVSGEQLWQVQQQVQLDDPFWTRQPCYSFNCDRWGNDLMMPNFGVNGRIVERVVL
- the purU gene encoding formyltetrahydrofolate deformylase, which codes for MEKKILLTECPDNMGLISKITNICHKHQLNIINNKEYVDNAKNHFFMRTELEGYFNDETLLADLDRALPTGSKRRLISSERKKVVIMVTKEAHCLGDILVKTFDGSLDIDIAAVVGNYDKLQNLTEKFDIPFHHVCHEGLTREQHETKLLAAVQQYSPNYVVLAKYMRILTPNFVAQFPHKIINIHHSFLPAFIGAKPYQQAFERGVKIIGATAHFVTNDLDEGQIITQNVIPVDHTFSAEEMAKSGRDVEKSVLSKALGLVVDDRVFVHGNRTVIL